In Populus nigra chromosome 1, ddPopNigr1.1, whole genome shotgun sequence, one genomic interval encodes:
- the LOC133680766 gene encoding large ribosomal subunit protein eL32z: MAVPLLTKKIVKKRVKKFKRPQSDRKISVKTNWRRPKGIDSRVRRKFKGCTLMPNIGYGSDKKTRHYLPNGFKKFVVHNVKELEVLMMHNRTYCAEIAHNVSTRKRKEIVERAAQLDVVVTNKLARLRSQEDE, encoded by the exons ATGGCGGTGCCGTTGCTTACGAAGAAGATTGTTAAGAAGAGAGTTAAGAAGTTCAAGAGGCCACAAAGTGACCGCAAGATCTCTGTCAAG ACAAACTGGCGCAGACCGAAAGGTATTGATTCTCGTGTCCGAAGAAAGTTCAAGGGATGTACTCTAATGCCCAATATTGGCTATGGTTCTGACAAGAAGACTCGTCATTATCTTCCAAACGGTTTCAAGAAATTTGTTGTCCACAATGTCAAGGAGCTTGAAGTACTGATGATGCACAACAG GACTTACTGCGCTGAGATAGCACATAATGTGTCGACAAGGAAGAGAAAAGAGATCGTGGAGCGAGCTGCTCAGCTTGACGTTGTTGTTACGAACAAGCTTGCCAGGTTGCGCAGCCAGGAGGATGAATGA
- the LOC133681112 gene encoding uncharacterized protein LOC133681112, which yields MQQAATPLCSHSLPFSKYPLVPPLPARLSPALLPPSPLQLLPFKPPRSYLPAILSPLHRTCTRRHSLSLDTQEIVETSKSESEFVEVGYISNVHGLQGEISVKPTTDFPELRFSKPGRRWLRQLVSGKDVIREVELVEGRGHHGRKSWILKFGGIDTVDRAKLLVGSTLLVREYERPELEEGEFYSRDLIGMRVILKETGECVGTVVNVFDNGGNDLLQVMLYTSSDVPDGTGKSKTAEAGVSGHLAWVPFVEAIVPDVNMNEREMRITPPKGLLELNLRLDERSKKERRELEWRERKKFQRRLIAAKKKLCEMEQKHVFDGLRYGDKSKRGLLADQIVGVNSKLLQQALENIKISSKRCSATELISATRTKHIKSSLMISKEFITCANEEKLGANFKLQEKGLSLISKGKVAIVLVLNDIEKGKGDNPGVVDSESSENSLLFFLQKSLSDDQTFVKIEDRVSVPLILVCPAQEIQALQKLFSNNDYFAFDSNKVWFLEEEKIPVVSSSEEEGKRHKIMMKSPWEILQSPVGSGGVISLLSSVNIPENLSKMGVEYIEICSSSQNCVTGSPLLLGFVESRKAEIGIKIVEDTKDLEESFDMIFSLNFMRLLAQQIHKLQFYAIPKPNLHVEMVGKEWIDVVPSSPNSYELRSSIYSSLNACPLEKICVMEITE from the exons atgcagCAGGCAGCTACACCTCTCTGTTCTCATTCACTTCCATTCTCTAAATATCCCCTTGTTCCTCCTCTTCCAGCCCGACTTTCTCCCGCCCTCTTACCCCCTTCTCCTCTTCAATTACTGCCCTTCAAACCTCCACGGAGTTACCTTCCTGCCATCCTCTCCCCTCTCCACAGAACCTGTACGCGCagacactctctctctctggatACTCAAGAGATTGTTGAAACTTCAAAGAGTGAATCAGAATTTGTTGAAGTTGGGTATATTTCCAATGTTCATGGCCTCCAGGGAGAGATTTCTGTAAAACCCACTACAGATTTTCCGGAGCTACGATTTTCCAAG CCTGGGAGAAGATGGTTAAGGCAACTAGTTTCAGGCAAAGATGTAATTCGGGAAGTGGAGCTGGTTGAAGGAAGAGGACACCATGGACGCAAGAGTTGGATACTTAAATTTGGGGGTATTGACACTGTGGATCGG GCTAAGCTGCTTGTTGGGTCAACTTTACTTGTAAGAGAATATGAAAGGCCAGAGTTGGAAGAAGGAGAGTTTTATTCTCGTGATCTCATCGGAATGAGAGTGATTCTTAAG GAAACTGGTGAATGTGTGGGAACTGTTGTTAATGTTTTCGACAATGGAGGTAATGATCTTCTGCAGGTAATGCTCTACACATCTTCAGATGTGCCTGATGGAACCGGAAAGTCAAAAACAGCGGAAGCAGGGGTATCTGGTCATCTTGCTTGGGTACCTTTTGTTGAAGCAATTGTTCCAGATGTCAATATGAATGAAAGAGAAATGAGGATTACACCTCCGAAAGGACTTCTTGAGTTAAACCTACGCCTGGATGAGAGGTCCAAGAAAGAAAGGCGTGAGCTT GaatggagagagagaaagaaattcCAAAGACGCCTTATAGCAGCAAAGAAGAAACTCTGTGAAATGGAACAAAAGCATGTATTTGATGGACTAAGATATGGGGACAAATCTAAAAGGGGATTGCTGGCAGACCAGATTGTTGGTGTAAATTCCAAATTGCTTCAACAAGCCCTGGAAAATATAAAGATATCCTCTAAGAG ATGCTCTGCAACTGAGTTAATCAGTGCCACAAGAACCAAGCATATAAAAAGTTCTTTGATGATATCAAAGGAGTTCATCACTTGTGCAAATGAGGAGAAACTGGGAGCAAAtttcaaattgcaagaaaaaggATTGTCTCTCATTTCTAAAGGCAAAGTGGCCATCGTTTTAGTTTTGAATGACATTGAGAAAGGAAAAGGTGATAATCCTGGAGTAGTTGACTCTGAAAGTAGTGAGAATTCACTGCTTTTCTTCCTTCAAAAATCACTTTCTGATGATCAGACATTTGTAAAG ATAGAAGACCGTGTGTCTGTGCCGTTGATTTTGGTTTGCCCTGCACAAGAAATCCAGGCTTTGCAGAAGCTGTTCTCAAATAATGATTACTTCGCATTTGACTCCAACAAG GTATGGTTTttggaagaagagaaaattcCAGTTGTTAGTAGTTCTGAAGAAGAAGGGAAGAGACATAAAATCATGATGAAGTCGCCATGGGAAATACTGCAATCACCAGTTGGATCTGGAGGAGTTATTAGCTTGCTTTCTTCTGTCAATATTCCTGAGAATCTCAGCAAAATGGGCGTGGAGTATATTGAG ATATGCAGTAGCAGCCAAAATTGTGTTACTGGGAGTCCACTTCTACTTGGGTTTGTCGAGTCCCGCAAAGCAGAAATAGGGATCAAAATCGTTGAAGATACAAAAGATTTAGAAGaaagttttgacatgatattttcCTTGAATTTCATGAGGTTGCTGGCGCAACAAATCCATAAACTCCAGTTCTATGCAATCCCAAAGCCAAATCTGCATGTGGAGATGGTTGGCAAGGAGTGGATTGATGTTGTCCCGTCATCTCCCAACTCATATGAACTTCGTTCTTCTATTTACAGTTCCTTGAATGCTTGTCCCCTGGAGAAGATTTGTGTAATGGAAATAACAGAAtaa